The stretch of DNA GCACACCAGCAGCGGGACGTCCGGTGCCCCGTCGGGGCCGGGGGCGGCCGCCTCCTGCACCCGGAACGCCCCGCCGCGCTCCGGGTCGGGCGGCACGAACGCCGCCGCGTGCGCCGCGCGCCGCTCGGGGATGCCCTCCAGGGTGAGCGGCGGGGCGTCGGCGAGCTGCGCCATGGCCTCCAGCGCCGCGGCGAACTCGGGGTCGACCGGGGGCGGCCCCGGGTCGCCGGCGGAGGGCTTCGACGTCGCCATCGCTTACTCCCGTCTCTTCGTGTGCGCCGCTGGGCGCGGTCCATGTCCTCCGAGCCTGGCACACCGGCCCGCCCGGCGGCCGGACGCCCGGTGGTTCCCGGGGCCCGGCCCGCTCGGTCCGGAGCGGCCCCGGGCGGTGGGCGGCGCACGGTCCGGGGAGCGGCCGGGGTCAGTCGAAGGCGACGCCCTCCATCACCGGGAAGATGCCCGCTTCGATGTCCACCGGGTCGGCGCCGGAGGGGAGCTGGACGACGGCGTAGTACTCCCGGTCGCCGCCCGGGTCGATGTGGTCCACCTGGTTCAGGTTGGTGCAGGCGCACTTCGCGATCTCCTCGCCGTCCTCCTCATCCGGCTCGTACACCAGCGAAGTGCGGTAGCGGCGCCCGTCGGCGGGGTCGACGAGCGCGATCCCTTCCGCGGCCATCCCGGTCGCCTCGTCTTCCTCCGCCTTGAGGGCGCCCCACGGGTTCTCGTCCTCGTCGCCGTTGTTGGTGACGGTGTAGGTGAGGATCGCGTATCCGCCGTCGATACGGCGCAGCGCGGTGGGGCTCAGCGTGTAATCGACGACATCGTTGATGACCTCCTCGTTCAGCCGCACCGAGTACTCGGTCGCGGGCTTGCCGGTACCGCCGCCACCACCGTCGCCGCTTTCCTCCTCCCCTGCGCCGCTCCCGCCGGCCTCGGCGCCGGGGGCCGCACTCCCCGGGTCGGTCATCGAATCCGTGGGAAGCACCACGGTGACCCGGCGGTTGCGCTTGCGGGCCTCCTCGCCGTCCCCCTCGACCAGGGGTTCGCGGGAGCCGAAGCCCTCGGTGTCGAAGGAGACGTCCCGGTCGATGAGCCGGTCCAGCTCGTCGCGGACCGATTCGGCCCGGTCCTCGGAGAGCGGGTCGTTGATCTCGTCGGTCCCGGTGTCGTCGGCGTGCCCCTCGATGCGGACCTCGGTGGCGCCGGAGGCGTCGATGCGCCCCGCGGCCTCCTCCAGGATCGCGGAGGCCTCACCGGTCAGCTCCGATTCGTCCACCGCGAACAGCACGTCGGTGGAGAGGTTGATGTCGGTGGAGGACGGGCCGGTCAGGGTCTCCTCGCTGCCGTCGGCGGCGGCGCTCACCCCGCCGAAGGGCAGCGGGAACGGCTCGGCCTGCGCGTCCTCGTCCGGGTGCGGGATGCCGTGCGAGGCCGGGTCCGCCTCGCCGTCCTCGATCGGGACGTCGATGAAGGGCGAGGTCATGGTGGTGATCAGGGAGACCCGGTCCACGTCGGGGCCGGGCGCGGGGAGCACCGCGGCGAAGGTCGAGGTCTCTCCGGGGTCGACGTCCTGCTCGCTGGTCCGCTCCGTCTCCGTGCACAGGCAGGTGCCGTCCTCTCGCATGTAGGGCAGCTGCAGGGCGTTGGACTCGGCGTCGATCCAGCCGATACCGGAGAAGCTGTGGTTGTCGTCCTCGTTGCGGGACAAACGGTAGTACGCCTCGCCCCAGATCGAGACCTCCTCCTCGCCGGTGGCCTCCAGCTCCATGGTGGCGAGCATGCTCTCGCCGTCGATGCGGGTCAGGGAGATCCGGGCCTCGGAGTCGTCGGGGTGGTCGGTGAGCGGCCGGGAGGTGATCGCCTCGGCGCCCTCTCCGCCGGCGCCGCCGGAGGCACCGCCGTCCGCCCCGCCCTGGCCGGCGCCGTCCCCTCCCGCTCCGGGGAGCAGGCCGCAGCCGCCGGTCACGGCCAGTACCGCGGCGATCGCGGTGAGGCGCCGGGCGCGTACCGGGAAACGCATGTGTTCCTTCCTCCGGGTCTGTCTCGGGGGTGTGAGGGGTGGGGCCCGCTCAGATCACCGGGACGCCCTTGACCGGGTCGAACCGGGGGACGTGCACGGTCACCTCGGTGGTGGCGGGGTCCAGCCAGAACGCCTGCCAGAGGGTGAGGCCCTCGTTCGGCATGACGGTGACGCCGTTGCCGCGCGGGGCCAGGCAGTCCTCGCTGGGGTAGCGGACCACGGGGTAGGAGAGGGAGGCGGCGTCGTCGGTGAGCACCGACCCGTTGAGCCGGCCGTCGCCGACGCCGCCGCAGACGCTGACGTTGCCCAGGTCGCCGGCGAGGATGGCGGACTCCTCGTTCGCGCTGTTCAGCACCGTGTAGCGGAGCGTGGTCAGGCCGCCGGCCGAAGAGCGGTCCACCGAGTCCACCCGCACCTGCAGGGAGTGGAGGTACTCGCTTTCCTCGCCTTCCGCGATGTCGGCGGTGCCGTAGCCGCCCTCCTCGGCCGGTTCGTCCGCGGGCGCGGAGGGCGCCGCGGAGGGGCCGGGTTCGGAGGCTCCGCCCTCGGGGGTGTCGAAGCCGACGGTGACCCGGCGGTTCTTCTGCCGGTTCTCCTCGGTGTCGTTCTCGGCGACCGGCTCCTCCGAGCCGTGGCCCTGGGAGGTGTACTCGATGCCGTCCTCGCCGGCCAGCTCTTTCAGCCGCTTCTCCACTGCCGCGGCGCGGTCTTCGGAGAGCGGCTCGTTGATCTCGTCGGTGCCGGTGTCGTCGGTGTGCCCGTCGATCTTCACCTTCGTCGCGCCGGAGGACTCGATCTCCTCGGCGACCTCCTTCAGCTCCGCCTCGGCGTCCGGGCGCAGTTCGGACTCGTCCACGTCGAACAGCACGTCGGTGGAGAGCGCGACGGAGACCTCTTCGGAGGTCTCGCTGCGGGAGCTGCCGTCCTCGGTGCTCTCCCGGGAGGCGATCAGGTCGAGCACGACCGGCTCGTCGTGGTCGTCCGGCAGCGGCTCCGGCGGTTCCCCGCCGTCGGTCACCGGGACGTCGTGCACCGCGCCGGTGACCGGGGTGTGCACCGAGACGGTCTGCACGTCGTCCGGGAGCGCCGGATAGCCGGCTCAGAAGTCGAACGTCTCGCCGGGCGGGATCTCGGTCTCGTCCTCGAACTCCATGAAGGTGGAGCAGTAGCACGGCTGCCTGCCGTGCTCCTGCTCCCCGTGGCGGATCGGCAGGTACTGCTTCTTCCGGCCGACGTCGATGACGGAGACCCCGCCGACCGACAGGCCGTCGGGGTAGCCGTGCACCAGGTCGTTGAAGATGCTGACCGGCTCGTCGCGGTCGTTGGTGATGGAGAACTTCACCACGGTGGTGTCGTTGTCGGCACGCTCCACCGAGGCCACCTCCAGGCCGGTGTCCTCGCCGAGGGTGGTGGGCCGGATCGTGCGCGGCATGTCCCCCGCGCCGGCGCCGGCCGCGGACCCGCCGGCGCCGTCCTCGCCGGTCTTCCCTCCGCCTGATCCGCCGTCTCCCCCGCCGGGCAGCAGCCCGCAGCCGGCGGCCAGCAGCACGGCCGCGGCCGCCGTCGCCACGCCCCGCACCGTCCGGGAGCGGCCGGCGCGGGAAAGCCGTTCGGGGTCTTCAGTGAAGGGCACGGGGGTGTTCTCCTCGGAATCGGGGCCGGCCGCCGGCTCTCCCGACGAGGAGAGCCGAATTTCGTGGCACAGGTCACAGCTGCGGATTCCCGCTTCTCCGGGAATGGGGAATCCACCGGAGAGAGGATATTGGCGGTACTCCCCTCGCTATGACAAGACCCGGTTCCACCGCCCGCGGTTCGCTTTCCAACCCCGAAATCTTTTCCGAGAGGCGAAATCGCTGGTCAAGGCAGATGCTCTCGCGATATCCCCGGGCCGGGTCCGCTGCCCGCGTCCGCACCCCGCCTCCGCGCACAGGCCCGGCGCAGACGGGAAATCCTGTCCCCGAACGGCACCGAATCGGCACGTGGCCGGAAACGGCCAGGTTTCCCGCTGCTTTTCCGCTGGGCGCCCCTTACTTTTCCCTGCTCCCCTTCCCCGCTCTCCGTCAAGGGCGGATCCGCTTGAACGCCTCCATGCGCCGCTCGTGGTATTCGACGTCCTCGGCGCTGTGCCGGACACCGCGTTCCCGGGCCAGGTGGTAGTAGGCGGCCTCCCGGCGCAGCCGGTGGCGGATGAACTGGACGAGGACCTCGTCGTCGATCCGGCCGGCCGGGCCGCCGGCCGCGGCGTACTCGGCGGCGAACGCGCGCATCGCCGGCAGGTCGTCGGCGAACTCGGCGGTCCATTCCATCGCCGCCGATGCCACCTCCGCCTCAGGGGCGGCGACGCACGCCTCGTCCCAGTCGAGGACGGCGACCAGCGCCCCGTCCGCGGCGAGGGTGTTGCCGGCGTAGAAGTCGCCGTGCACCGGCTGGCGGCGGGCACCGGAGCGGTGGAAGCCGGCCAGCCACCGGTCCAGGTCGGGATCGCGCAGCTCCGGGTCGGCCGGCGGCGCCCCGCCGTCGATGCCCTCCTCCAGGAAGGACGGGACCGGCCGGGGCTCCGGCTCCATCCCGGCCAGGGCCGCGTGCAGCCGGCCGAGCAGCCGCGCCGCCCGGGCCGCCATCCCCGGTTCGTCCTCGTCCGGCCAGACCCCCTCGACCAGCGGCCACACCGTCATCGGCCGCCCGTCCACCCGGACCACGGTGCCGCCGCCGGCCGCCGGCAGCGGCGCCACCGCCTCGGGCACCGACGCCGCGGCGTGCAGGGCGACCGCGTGGCACCACTCCGCCTCCGCGGTGGGGCGGGACCGCGGCCCCAGCCGCACCACCAGCGATCCGAGCGCGAACGCCGCGGACTCCTCGCCGCCGTACAGCCGCCGCGGCTCCGCGTCGGTCCGCACTCCCCACTTCTCCGCCAGCGCGGCACGCGCCGCCTCATGAAATTCGATATCGCTGAAGACCACGGATGAAACCGTGCCATACCGGGCCTGCCGAGCTCACCGGGTTTTCAGCCCTCCGCCGGGCCCGCCGACCCCTCGGTTCCCGCCCGGTGCCGCCGGCCGCGCCGCCCCGCGTCCACCCGAGCGGGGCGGCCGCCCCGCGCTGCGGCGCCACCTCGACGTCACCGTGGCCGCTACGGGAGGCTTCGCGAGGCCGTTGTGGCGGGTCGTACGCCGCCCCGACCGCCCCGGCCGCGGAAGGGACGGGCGGGCCTGTCTTCGAGAACGTTGAGCTGCACCGCGGGTGGGCGCACGGCCCGGACCCGGCGCAGCAGGCTTCACCGCGGGCGGGCGAGCGGGCCCGGGGCCGGTCAGGTGAAGCTGTTGCCGGGCACCGGTCCGGAGGAGGGCATCGGCGGGCGGCTCCCGGTCAGCCAGAGGCCGCGGACCGCTGCGGCGAAGGCGAGGACGCGCTCCTCGGGGTCGAACGGCGGCTCGCCGTCCTCCCCTGCACCGCTCTCCGGCGCGCCGCCGGGAGCCGCCGCTGCCGCCGCGATCTCCTCGGCCAGCGCCTCTGCGGGCCGATCGTCCGCGGGGATCCGCTCCGCCCCGGTCTCCGGGTGGAAGCGCATGTTCTCCGCCCACGGCGCCAGCACGGTCTGCACCAGCCACCCGGTCACGTCCGCCGGTACCGCGGGCGGCTCGGTCCAGCAGGTGGAGCGTTCGAAGAGGACCTGCCCGGGGGCCCGCTCGCGGAGCGCCTCCAGCAGTCCGTGCTCGCTGTCGCCGAGGTCGTAGGCGACCACCAGCTGGCCCGGCCTGGGGCCGGTGAAGGGCTCCGCCGCGACGCCGAGGAGCCCGGCGGCGGCCAGACCCAGGGCGCGGCTGGACCGATCCGGCAGCAGGCCGACCGAGCCCGGGCGGTGCCCGGTCGCGTCCATCACCCGGATCAGCAGGCGCAGCGCCCGGCCGCAGGCATCGTAGTCGTCGCTGACCATCGCGTAGCGCCCGTTCAT from Nocardiopsis composta encodes:
- a CDS encoding OmpA family protein, which produces MRFPVRARRLTAIAAVLAVTGGCGLLPGAGGDGAGQGGADGGASGGAGGEGAEAITSRPLTDHPDDSEARISLTRIDGESMLATMELEATGEEEVSIWGEAYYRLSRNEDDNHSFSGIGWIDAESNALQLPYMREDGTCLCTETERTSEQDVDPGETSTFAAVLPAPGPDVDRVSLITTMTSPFIDVPIEDGEADPASHGIPHPDEDAQAEPFPLPFGGVSAAADGSEETLTGPSSTDINLSTDVLFAVDESELTGEASAILEEAAGRIDASGATEVRIEGHADDTGTDEINDPLSEDRAESVRDELDRLIDRDVSFDTEGFGSREPLVEGDGEEARKRNRRVTVVLPTDSMTDPGSAAPGAEAGGSGAGEEESGDGGGGGTGKPATEYSVRLNEEVINDVVDYTLSPTALRRIDGGYAILTYTVTNNGDEDENPWGALKAEEDEATGMAAEGIALVDPADGRRYRTSLVYEPDEEDGEEIAKCACTNLNQVDHIDPGGDREYYAVVQLPSGADPVDIEAGIFPVMEGVAFD
- a CDS encoding OmpA family protein, whose amino-acid sequence is MQTVSVHTPVTGAVHDVPVTDGGEPPEPLPDDHDEPVVLDLIASRESTEDGSSRSETSEEVSVALSTDVLFDVDESELRPDAEAELKEVAEEIESSGATKVKIDGHTDDTGTDEINEPLSEDRAAAVEKRLKELAGEDGIEYTSQGHGSEEPVAENDTEENRQKNRRVTVGFDTPEGGASEPGPSAAPSAPADEPAEEGGYGTADIAEGEESEYLHSLQVRVDSVDRSSAGGLTTLRYTVLNSANEESAILAGDLGNVSVCGGVGDGRLNGSVLTDDAASLSYPVVRYPSEDCLAPRGNGVTVMPNEGLTLWQAFWLDPATTEVTVHVPRFDPVKGVPVI
- a CDS encoding phosphotransferase enzyme family protein, whose protein sequence is MVFSDIEFHEAARAALAEKWGVRTDAEPRRLYGGEESAAFALGSLVVRLGPRSRPTAEAEWCHAVALHAAASVPEAVAPLPAAGGGTVVRVDGRPMTVWPLVEGVWPDEDEPGMAARAARLLGRLHAALAGMEPEPRPVPSFLEEGIDGGAPPADPELRDPDLDRWLAGFHRSGARRQPVHGDFYAGNTLAADGALVAVLDWDEACVAAPEAEVASAAMEWTAEFADDLPAMRAFAAEYAAAGGPAGRIDDEVLVQFIRHRLRREAAYYHLARERGVRHSAEDVEYHERRMEAFKRIRP